DNA from Pichia kudriavzevii chromosome 5, complete sequence:
TCCgtttcatcttcctcttgtggaatcaacaaattgagAATGACACCAACAAACCCAGTAACAGCGAATCCAGTTTCCATAACAAGAATAATGGCATTAAAGAATCCTTGTAGAGCGTGGTTATCACCAGAATAGGTGAAGACGTAATCAAACCAAGTTGGAACCAAGGTCGAACCCAAACCAAACATGATTGAGGCTGTCAATACAAAACGGTCTCTTCTAGTAAATGGTGTAGTGGATATAATCTTTAAACCCGACACGGTAACTGAGGTGAAAAGAAAGGTTGTCATACCTCCCAAAACTGGGCTTGGAATTGAAACCAAAGCTGCagcaaattttgaaaagataCCCATGATTATAATATAGAAGCAACACCAATAACCAACGGTTCTTGAACTACATTTGGTAATGGCAATAACACCATTATTTTGGGCAAACGTTGACATTGGAGGTAAGGTGAATAGACCTGCCAAGATACCATTTAGACCATCTGCCAAGACACCACCTTGAATTCTTGAATCATAGACCAAGCCTTCGATTTCTAATCTTGAAACATCGGAGGTTGCAGTTATATCACCAATAGCCTCCATCATCAAGACTATATAGCACGCCAAGAAGGGTAAAACCATTGGACCATAAACGGACAATTTGAATGTATGGACCCAGACAAAGGTGACTGCAGGAGCAATATCGATATTTTCATGGGTGAAGTAGCCACAAGCTGCTGCAACTATACAACCAACCAACAATCCTACAATGACAGCACAAGATTTCATGATTGGAGAGCCCCATTTCTCagagatgatgatgaccACATACACCAAGAATCCCAAACCAACAAATTGGGCCGATCCCCAAGGTAAACCTTTTGCACAGGTGCTACCGATACAGCCGGACCCTCCTGCGAGGTCTTCGAATCCCGTTTCCACCAAGGAGATACCAATTAGTAAAACAACAGGACCAGTGACTAGTGGGGGGAAAATCTTCTGTAAGGCCTTTGCAGGTATAAAGGAGCATGCTATTTCCAACAATCCGCACACACAGGATGTACCAATAACGGCACCATATCCGTCTGGACATGGTAACTTGGTTCCGTCTGAAGAAATGGGACAAAAGCCAGTTTTGTACATCATGGGGAAGCCTTTAGAGACAATCGATATTGTAGCAAAGGAGACACCCACCACTGAGAGTAGGCCCGTACCAATATAATAGGGTGTGCGATAGATGTGGAACCTAGTGATTTGGATGGTTGACAAGATTCCCGAAGTGATTAACGATGCCGAGACTAGGTATTGTGTCTGTAATTGGGATAAATTTGCAAAGGAGGAGATAAGAATTGCCGGTGTTGTCAAACCAGCCAACATTGACAATGCGTGTTGTAGACCCAACAATAGTCCCAAAAGAATCGGAATGTCGTCATTAATTCCAAAGAAAGGttgtgttttcttttgggTCAAGAAGGGCAACGTTGGAGTGAACAAATAAGCGTAATCGTAATCACCAAAGATGCCTTCCTTGGTGGTGCATTTTTTAAAGAGTTTAAGGGCGTGTTCTTTAGGGTTGAAGGAGAACGTTGACTCATCTTGAATTTCTGCAGAGAGGTTCCCGTCGATTGACTGTGTATCTGTTGTCACTGAGGCATTTTTCTCTGCCTTTGTGAAGAGGTTCATTGTGTAAAGTTATTGAGGAGTTATCCGATACTATAGGGCGGGAAGACAAACAACAGGGAAACGAGGCAACAGGGGGGGGATACTAGGAGATCTGGGTGACACCTCTagcaattgaagaaacGATATTGCCGGAGGACAAAGAAACAGTCTATAGTAGCAGTCAAAACATTGCCAAATAGCAGATGTATCGAGATGGTGATTGTCCTGACATTTATATAATAGCATGGccatttcctttttttattctctATTGTATGGGGAAGCTTATCGGTGCAGGCGGTGAAATATTTCAGATATCGAAATCTTGTGGGCACATTGTAGCGAAAAGGGCAAATGCGAgaccccccccccccccaaGTGGTTATCGCTGCATGCAATAGTCCCCAGATGGGGGGGATCCTATAGCCACCAATGACAGTAGTTGTGCTTTGCAATGTAACGTTCTGGGACACAATGCAGCAACAGATAGTGCCCCCCCCTCCAAGTACGGATCAATGTTATTTGCTTGCGATAGACAGAAAGTAGAAGAAAGGTGCTTATCAGTGTCGGTCAAATCCGAATCTCTCTTTAGAGAAATATACCACACGCTAAAAGTAGATGGAGAAAATGAGCGCTACAGGGGGGAAGTTGGGGGGAAGTTGGGGGGGACGGTGCAGAGTGTCGAGAGAGACACAATTGTGTTTATCGGGGGGCGTATTTTACGAGGGTGCTTTGCCGAGGAAGGGAGAGAATCTTAAGAAATGGGAGATTGCCATCCAATGGTGTTGTAGTAGACTATTGCACATACACAGAGAGATGTAAGTATGTACACATACATAAACGtatgtgtatgtgtatgtgtatgtatgtgtatgtgtatgtgtatgtgtatgtgtgtgtatgtgtatgtgtGTGTATGGTTATGTTTATATTGGTATACACAAGCGTTGCAAGAGGGAGCAAAAGGGCACCGTGGGGCCCTGCTGTGCGGCGCAGAAACGCCTCGTTTGGGACGAGCCGCACGCGTTCCCAATGGGGAATAAAACTATAATCTAACACTAGAATGTTATAGCATAGTATTAGAGCAGAATATAGTATTATACCAAAGAGCTACCATGGTGTTATAATGTGGTAAATTTCCATACAGTGTTGTACATTATAATAGCAGTCTTGGTATTAGTTTAATATTAGTATAGTATTGGTTTAATATTAGTTTAATATTGGTTTAATATTGGTTTAATATTGGTTTAATATTAGTACTAGGATTATGCTATTAGATCGCTATAGTGTTAAGTTATTATAATATGGTATAGTATTCTATCGTCTGGTGTAGCATAGTATGGCCGTGCAGTGCAGTATGGTGGTGCACGATATGGTGCGCAAGCTCAACTAGATGCTCAATTAGATGCTCTGTTGTGTATGTTCCTCCATCTGACGCTGCAGTGCATCTCCCCCTTCCATACGACACCTCTCACTGTGGCCCGTGTCCTTAAAAGAACCACCGTCACACATGGAGAAAATCGGCAGCCACGAGCAACTCCAACGCCATCTCCGTGGGGACAGCAAACTCAGGCACATCCACACTGTCGGCCCACTTGCGGTTGTAGTAGAGGTACTCCACTACCTTCTCCAGCACAGTGCCGTCAATGTCGTGCAGCTTGATGGTGTTGGTCTGGCCCTCCTCAAACGTATCAGAGAGCATGTTCTGTAGTGTCCCGCTGACACTCGCCACATCCTTGGACACAACAAACGTGTGTCCATCGTTGGATACTAATCTCACATATGCTGGACCTGTATCATAGTCCTCGTTGTCCATGCTTCACTTCTCTTATAATGTAGTGTCACCTTGGCGTTATACCCCCGTCATTCCACTCTAAAGTACGGGGAAGAGCCAACCAGCAAATACATATGACAGAAACTGGCGAGAGGAACACTAGTAGCCAAGGTGCACCTTAACGCactttccaatttttcatctcAAAGTTGCACGTTCCTCAGTCACTTCTCTACACCGACAGACTAAAACTTTAAGTGACACAAAGGGTTGCCTTGCATGCATTACCATTCCAAGGCCACTCTCTCCATTCACCACTACCCAGCCGTGTGGCATCTCGTCTCCTCTTTGTCGCATATATGTCTCTACACCCATCCCTGAGTTGGGAGTTGATTGACACCGTCTTTTATCGTTCAAGGCCTTGCTATGAGTCCCTCAACTGGCCctttgacaatttcaatttgaaagattatATGGTATCCATAGGCCCATTTGCCTCAATCTATGCGCTATACCCAAAATCGGCAGTCGTCAATCTCCAATTGACGGACGTCAATGATTGCATAACGGTTTTAAATGGTTCCGGTATGGAGATTTTCCGTATTAATTGGAACTTCACATTGAATCAAATAGTTAAGGTGGGTTTTACCAGAGACTCCAAACTTATAATGGTGCTCAAAACCGGCATTTGTAGGCTATACTACAACTATCAGGGCGATTTCAACGAATACGATCTAAAATTGGGTACCATCAAAGATGCTAGATTTTCTCTAAATGGAGACTTTGCTGTTCAAACTCATTCAAACAAATTTGCATATATTCCAAATATTCAGGATCCATCACCCGTCATCTTTCAGCAGTTAGAAACCGAAGATGTGGAACCCTACCATATAACCACTTGGACGTTCACCGCCTCCAAAGGCCCCTCAGAAACGGCAGCAACCCATGGAGAGTTTCAAGATTCAGTCAggttcttcatcttcacaACCACCGGCATCTCAATACTAACCTCCACATCGACTGAACCTATATTGCTGAACCATGCGTTTTTACAGTCTGTACACCTGGTCTCAATCTCGCCGAACCAGAACTTTACTGCACTTTATGCTGCAAACAGCATTTACATTCTAGATGGTGAATTCAACGATTTGTTAATACAGCATGAAAATGTATCCAATGTATCGGATCTTCGATGGTGTTCTAATGATGTTGTCGTCTATACATGTAACAATAGCCTGAATGTTCTTGGTCCAACATTAGAAACACTCAAGTTCTATACTTCAGGTACTCCTTATTTGCATGCCGAAATCGATGGTTTGTATTATTTGACTAATGACggattgaattttttctctaGGGTCCCAAACATAACGGAAGAGACTTTTAAAATTGGATCTTCGTCTCCTTCTTCAGTGCTACTTGATTCTATTGAATACCTTGATAGGCGTTCTCCAAAGGCCAACGATTTACTCGAAGTTATCATGGATGATTTGGTTTTAGCAGTTGATGGCTGTATACGTGCAGCAAGCGAGGAGTTTGATGTCTACTGGCAGAAAAACCTTCTACGTGCGGCTGCTTTCGGTAAAGtcaatttggatttgtATGATTCCACTGAATTTGTTCAAACCTGTAATTACTTGAGAATATTGAATATAATCAGAGCCCCTGATAAAGGCATATTTATGACTTATAATCAATTGCAAGAATTCGGTATCgaaaaattgattgatgtCTTATTATTACGTCAACTACACTATTTATGTCTGAAGATCTGCGATTTCCTGGATTTaccaaatttcaaaatcatgaCCGATTGGGCATCCTGTAAATTGAAATACTCAACAAACAGTTCAGATCATGAATTGCTTTCCCTTATAGTGACgaaattggaaaaagaaaagatagACTGGACAAGTTTATCTTATGTTGCTCATAATGAAGGTAGAACCACATTAGCTAAAAATTTCTTAACTTATGAACCTTCAACCTCGAAAAAAGTCCGCTTTTTATTGGATGTTGGAGATGGCAATTATGATGAGCTAGAATACGCCTTGACTATATCGGATGAAGATTCCGATGCTGATTCAATACTGCTAATACTGCTCCAATTACATGGAACATTGacaaatgttgaatttttcaaaatcataaaTGATAAACCTTCGGCCATAGGAGTACTGAAAAGCTACTTCTATCAATTTGACGATACAATGCTAGAAAATTTTATGTTTCAAGACGATGATATAATTGGACAGATCCTTCTAGAGAATAACATGGCTAAGAAAACCGTTTTAATGAATAGATCCAAATATACCCAATTCCTACAGTCACCCACcaataatttcaataaGGTAGAACAAGTGCAACTTGATCTGAGGAATACCTTTGCTAATATAGTTGCAGGAGAACCTATCATTAAAACCCTAGAGAAGATAATAGTTGTTGACTTAAAGAAAGCCCAAAACGTGGCTAGCAAACTGAATGTCACGTCAAGACAATTTGCCATGTGTGTTTTACAGACTCTTGCGCCAATAGCCGCAAAACATCCCGAGCTCTATGACTTTGCTAATTCAAAACATGGCAAAGTCCTCAAGTTTGAAACATACTTCCGGGAGCTGCTCAAAAGGGGAGAGAAAAGACAGGCCGgtttgtatttgaaatcatGCAAGGATATGGCGTCTagagagaaaataaaggCATATGTACAATGCGGAATGTGGAAAGAAGCTGTCCAAGAAGCTGCGTACAGGAAAGATACGGATATTCTAACACAAATGAGAGATTCGAGAACTGGTTGGGAATCTAAACTTGCATCTGAAGAGTTACAAAGACTGGCCTAATATACatcatcctcatcttcCCCATCGGTGTATTCAAACCCATGAGTGTATGACTCCACAAGATTTTCCAAGTCGTTCTTCAGTTCCTCTCTCACGTCTGATCGACAATATTTTGAGACAAAATCGTGCATAGTTTTAAAATCTCCCCTCAATGAACTAGTTACCCCTAGTGAGCACGCAGGTATATCGGcattttggaaaaatgaTGGCATCGAGTCGGTATATTTGATATCATGCCTTGATTTATAGGTCTGTAAGTACAAACGTGGAGTGCTCTTTGCAACTAAAGCATCAAAATCCTCAAAACCTTTAATATCCTCGATACAAGATTGAGATGTTACCACACTTTTGGCAAATGTGTATGCGTCCTCATCTGGCTTATTTGTAAACAATCCACCACCCAAATGTAGCACTTCATCATTCCATAACGTTCGAACATCATTGATAAACTTTTGTTGTCCTCCATCAGTAAGCTTGTATAACACTTCACCTATATCTACATCTTtaatgttgttgaaaaagtcaaaaGGAATAGATAAAACAGAAGTTTTCGCCCAAGGGTTTACTATTGGTAAAGTACTTggaaaatccaaatttaaAGAGGCTATACCACCAACGTCCAAGTTCCCCAAGTCCGTGAGCTTTTGAATTCTATCCAGCTTTCCAGTTATAGTCATTTCTCTCACGTATTTATAATCCCTTTGTAGTGACCACAGCATCACTTTGGAACCTTTGCCCCCGAGTTGATCATCGATTAAATGCTTTAAAGATTCAAAGCATACACCAGACCAGGCTGAATCTAATTCAACAACCGCATTTACTGCATTCACATTATTTGACTCTTCAAACATCTTTCTGACTTgatcatcaattgaatcgTGGAACGCTTCAATGTCCTGAAACGTATCCACACCCAGCTGGTGACCATCAAACTTTTGACTGTGAGTATTTTTGTCGACCCCCTTACTGGTCTCCGGATCATAGACATAAGATGGATGCTTAATCACACACGTGGGTTTATAGGTGACCTTAGCAAAATCGCTCCAAAACTGCGTACGTTCGTTGTCTAATCCAACAGTTGGTTTCCCCTTATTCAGGTTATTCTGATAATGATTAAGGTCTAACGTGGGAGTTGTTTGGATAGTCTGAACGTCTTTCAT
Protein-coding regions in this window:
- a CDS encoding uncharacterized protein (PKUD0E02360; similar to Saccharomyces cerevisiae YPL045W (VPS16); ancestral locus Anc_8.493), encoding MSLHPSLSWELIDTVFYRSRPCYESLNWPFDNFNLKDYMVSIGPFASIYALYPKSAVVNLQLTDVNDCITVLNGSGMEIFRINWNFTLNQIVKVGFTRDSKLIMVLKTGICRLYYNYQGDFNEYDLKLGTIKDARFSLNGDFAVQTHSNKFAYIPNIQDPSPVIFQQLETEDVEPYHITTWTFTASKGPSETAATHGEFQDSVRFFIFTTTGISILTSTSTEPILLNHAFLQSVHLVSISPNQNFTALYAANSIYILDGEFNDLLIQHENVSNVSDLRWCSNDVVVYTCNNSLNVLGPTLETLKFYTSGTPYLHAEIDGLYYLTNDGLNFFSRVPNITEETFKIGSSSPSSVLLDSIEYLDRRSPKANDLLEVIMDDLVLAVDGCIRAASEEFDVYWQKNLLRAAAFGKVNLDLYDSTEFVQTCNYLRILNIIRAPDKGIFMTYNQLQEFGIEKLIDVLLLRQLHYLCLKICDFLDLPNFKIMTDWASCKLKYSTNSSDHELLSLIVTKLEKEKIDWTSLSYVAHNEGRTTLAKNFLTYEPSTSKKVRFLLDVGDGNYDELEYALTISDEDSDADSILLILLQLHGTLTNVEFFKIINDKPSAIGVLKSYFYQFDDTMLENFMFQDDDIIGQILLENNMAKKTVLMNRSKYTQFLQSPTNNFNKVEQVQLDLRNTFANIVAGEPIIKTLEKIIVVDLKKAQNVASKLNVTSRQFAMCVLQTLAPIAAKHPELYDFANSKHGKVLKFETYFRELLKRGEKRQAGLYLKSCKDMASREKIKAYVQCGMWKEAVQEAAYRKDTDILTQMRDSRTGWESKLASEELQRLA
- a CDS encoding uncharacterized protein (PKUD0E02340; Pfam Domains: Xan_ur_permease(4.2e-67)); translation: MNLFTKAEKNASVTTDTQSIDGNLSAEIQDESTFSFNPKEHALKLFKKCTTKEGIFGDYDYAYLFTPTLPFLTQKKTQPFFGINDDIPILLGLLLGLQHALSMLAGLTTPAILISSFANLSQLQTQYLVSASLITSGILSTIQITRFHIYRTPYYIGTGLLSVVGVSFATISIVSKGFPMMYKTGFCPISSDGTKLPCPDGYGAVIGTSCVCGLLEIACSFIPAKALQKIFPPLVTGPVVLLIGISLVETGFEDLAGGSGCIGSTCAKGLPWGSAQFVGLGFLVYVVIIISEKWGSPIMKSCAVIVGLLVGCIVAAACGYFTHENIDIAPAVTFVWVHTFKLSVYGPMVLPFLACYIVLMMEAIGDITATSDVSRLEIEGLVYDSRIQGGVLADGLNGILAGLFTLPPMSTFAQNNGVIAITKCSSRTVGYWCCFYIIIMGIFSKFAAALVSIPSPVLGGMTTFLFTSVTVSGLKIISTTPFTRRDRFVLTASIMFGLGSTLVPTWFDYVFTYSGDNHALQGFFNAIILVMETGFAVTGFVGVILNLLIPQEEDETDIIDEVDEEMKLFHQEHPHPIREAIETLSPFTSRTSRISRPSKRLEIHDGVEFSDDANYQHEVQPLPKKDTP
- a CDS encoding uncharacterized protein (PKUD0E02350; similar to Saccharomyces cerevisiae YPL046C (ELC1); ancestral locus Anc_8.494) translates to MDNEDYDTGPAYVRLVSNDGHTFVVSKDVASVSGTLQNMLSDTFEEGQTNTIKLHDIDGTVLEKVVEYLYYNRKWADSVDVPEFAVPTEMALELLVAADFLHV
- a CDS encoding uncharacterized protein (PKUD0E02370; similar to Saccharomyces cerevisiae YMR211W (DML1); ancestral locus Anc_8.724), producing the protein MMKETITLSYSQIANQLVTHFNNLQDDRFHENPDSITNLAHILPKATKGSKFISNLYPRSILFDYSNGTGALDPFIYFQENPMNSIDMKDVQTIQTTPTLDLNHYQNNLNKGKPTVGLDNERTQFWSDFAKVTYKPTCVIKHPSYVYDPETSKGVDKNTHSQKFDGHQLGVDTFQDIEAFHDSIDDQVRKMFEESNNVNAVNAVVELDSAWSGVCFESLKHLIDDQLGGKGSKVMLWSLQRDYKYVREMTITGKLDRIQKLTDLGNLDVGGIASLNLDFPSTLPIVNPWAKTSVLSIPFDFFNNIKDVDIGEVLYKLTDGGQQKFINDVRTLWNDEVLHLGGGLFTNKPDEDAYTFAKSVVTSQSCIEDIKGFEDFDALVAKSTPRLYLQTYKSRHDIKYTDSMPSFFQNADIPACSLGVTSSLRGDFKTMHDFVSKYCRSDVREELKNDLENLVESYTHGFEYTDGEDEDDVY